The following proteins come from a genomic window of Aquimarina sp. MAR_2010_214:
- a CDS encoding DUF6503 family protein — MQRYFIVLILVFSSITAAFAQFSAQEIIDKTIEKAGGSRYDNAIVHFVFRGKQYRSKRGEGVYELERFVEGIKGLTHDVISNSGLKRTIENCPVKVADSLVTRISDGVNSVHYFASLPYGLNAPAVHKKLIGESSINGVSYYKIKVTFNQEGGGTDFEDEFMYWIHKKNFTVDYLAYKYAVNEGGIRFREAYNPRIVNGIRFVDYKNYKTDDLTTPLYNLDKLFENKKLKLLSKIELEDIYVYIERDCC, encoded by the coding sequence ATGCAACGTTATTTTATAGTATTGATACTTGTTTTTTCTTCAATCACAGCTGCTTTTGCTCAGTTTTCTGCTCAGGAAATAATAGATAAAACCATAGAGAAAGCTGGTGGTTCTAGATATGATAATGCAATAGTGCATTTTGTTTTTAGAGGAAAACAGTATCGAAGTAAGAGGGGAGAAGGAGTATATGAGTTAGAGAGATTTGTAGAAGGGATCAAAGGGTTAACTCATGATGTGATAAGTAACTCTGGCTTAAAAAGAACTATAGAAAATTGCCCCGTAAAAGTGGCTGATTCTTTAGTTACAAGAATAAGTGATGGAGTGAATTCAGTACACTATTTTGCAAGCCTTCCATATGGGCTTAATGCTCCAGCTGTGCATAAAAAACTAATCGGCGAATCTAGTATTAATGGAGTTTCATATTATAAAATCAAAGTTACTTTCAATCAAGAAGGTGGGGGGACCGATTTTGAAGATGAATTTATGTATTGGATACACAAGAAGAATTTTACGGTAGATTATCTTGCTTATAAATACGCAGTTAATGAAGGAGGAATACGATTTAGAGAGGCGTATAACCCAAGAATAGTAAATGGAATACGTTTTGTTGATTATAAAAATTATAAGACAGATGATCTCACCACGCCATTATATAATCTTGATAAATTATTTGAAAATAAAAAATTAAAATTACTTTCAAAAATAGAACTAGAAGATATCTATGTTTATATTGAAAGAGATTGCTGTTAG
- a CDS encoding Gfo/Idh/MocA family protein, with protein sequence MLKAGVLGAGHLGKIHLRLLQQSENYDLIGFYDASETQAKSIVEEFGYQLFNSVEELINAVDVVDIVTPTFAHFDVAKQAIQAGKHVFIEKPITNTVAEAQQLIDLANAHNVKGQVGHVERFNPAYTAVASKIDNPMFIESHRLAEFNPRGTDVPVVLDLMIHDIDAILSVVHSEVKHISASGVSVISETPDIANARIEFENGCVANLTASRISLKNMRKSRFFQRDAYISVDFFEKKCEVVKMKDAPEKPDDFAMILQNAEGVKKQIYFDNPNVPSNNAILDELDTFAEAIKNNTTPVVSLEQGKKALEVALKIIDCFTH encoded by the coding sequence ATGCTCAAAGCCGGAGTACTCGGTGCGGGACACCTTGGTAAAATCCATTTACGTCTTCTACAACAATCAGAAAATTATGACCTTATAGGTTTCTACGATGCTAGCGAAACCCAAGCTAAATCTATCGTAGAAGAATTTGGGTATCAACTTTTTAATTCTGTTGAAGAATTAATTAATGCTGTAGATGTAGTAGATATTGTCACCCCAACTTTCGCTCATTTCGATGTAGCCAAACAAGCAATACAAGCTGGTAAACATGTCTTTATAGAAAAACCTATTACCAATACTGTAGCAGAAGCCCAACAACTTATTGATTTGGCAAATGCACACAATGTAAAAGGACAAGTAGGCCATGTAGAACGTTTTAATCCGGCATATACTGCAGTGGCTAGTAAAATAGACAATCCAATGTTTATTGAATCGCATCGATTAGCAGAATTTAACCCTAGAGGTACAGACGTCCCTGTTGTGTTAGATCTTATGATACATGATATAGATGCAATACTAAGTGTAGTACACTCAGAAGTTAAGCATATCAGTGCTAGTGGGGTATCTGTAATTAGTGAAACTCCGGATATCGCCAATGCTCGAATAGAATTTGAAAATGGTTGTGTAGCTAATCTTACCGCCAGCAGAATTTCTCTTAAGAATATGCGGAAATCCAGATTTTTTCAACGTGATGCTTACATATCAGTTGATTTCTTTGAAAAGAAATGTGAAGTCGTAAAAATGAAAGATGCCCCTGAAAAACCAGATGATTTTGCCATGATACTGCAAAATGCTGAAGGTGTAAAAAAACAAATCTATTTCGACAACCCTAATGTTCCTTCTAATAATGCAATATTAGATGAGTTAGATACTTTTGCCGAAGCTATAAAAAATAACACCACTCCAGTTGTTTCACTAGAGCAAGGAAAAAAGGCGTTAGAAGTCGCATTAAAAATCATCGACTGTTTTACTCATTAA
- a CDS encoding M23 family metallopeptidase — protein MNKILVLIIVLTLISCKNGNQISSVTIDKNQDPYQIYISLFKENPEFVASNFDYPIGKSNAEGYYNAQKFRKNNHLGDDWNGIGGGNTDLGDPIYAIANGYVSFAKDIKGGWGNVIRVIHQYKGKYYESIYAHCDSIAVKKGDFVKKGALIATIGTANGIYLAHLHLEIRNDIFMDIGGGYANDSSGYLDPTEFIKNN, from the coding sequence ATGAACAAAATTCTGGTACTGATTATAGTTTTGACTTTGATTTCCTGTAAAAATGGAAATCAGATATCCAGCGTTACTATAGATAAAAATCAGGATCCTTATCAGATCTATATTTCTCTTTTTAAGGAAAACCCAGAATTCGTCGCTTCTAATTTTGATTACCCAATAGGCAAATCAAATGCTGAAGGGTATTATAATGCCCAAAAATTTAGAAAAAACAACCACTTAGGCGATGACTGGAACGGCATTGGAGGAGGCAATACAGATCTGGGAGATCCCATATATGCTATTGCTAATGGATATGTTTCTTTTGCTAAGGATATTAAAGGAGGCTGGGGTAATGTCATTAGAGTTATACATCAATACAAAGGAAAATATTACGAATCTATATATGCCCATTGTGATTCTATAGCTGTAAAAAAAGGAGATTTTGTTAAAAAAGGCGCCCTAATCGCTACTATAGGTACTGCAAATGGCATATATTTGGCTCACTTGCATCTAGAAATCAGGAATGATATTTTTATGGATATCGGAGGTGGATATGCAAATGATAGCTCTGGATATTTAGATCCAACAGAGTTTATTAAAAACAATTAA
- a CDS encoding jacalin-like lectin, which yields MKKSIFLAVLTLFSFMISCQKDEIKEEVENTQELPSYDDANSQLVEWESFPEELKNAIPLEGNVTESSSKAYSYSIGPFGGGGGSAFSVNPPSGTRIHAVAMRTGSRVDKLIVYYKSPSGTIYTGVNRGGNGGNYYLHFFSNDERIKRISGRSGSRLDKLTIYTNKKTFTHGGNGGSYFNASIPPSGFEILGFYGRSGSNIDRIGFYVHTL from the coding sequence ATGAAAAAATCAATTTTTCTAGCAGTATTAACACTGTTCAGTTTTATGATCTCATGTCAGAAAGATGAGATAAAAGAAGAGGTAGAAAATACCCAAGAATTACCTAGTTATGATGATGCCAATTCACAATTGGTAGAATGGGAGAGCTTTCCTGAGGAATTAAAAAATGCTATTCCTCTTGAGGGGAATGTAACAGAAAGTAGTAGTAAAGCATATTCGTACTCGATAGGTCCTTTCGGAGGAGGAGGAGGTAGTGCTTTTAGTGTGAACCCTCCTAGTGGAACAAGAATTCATGCAGTTGCCATGAGAACAGGTAGTAGGGTAGATAAATTGATCGTTTATTATAAATCACCTTCTGGTACCATTTATACAGGTGTGAATAGAGGTGGTAATGGAGGGAATTATTACCTTCATTTTTTTAGCAATGATGAGCGTATAAAACGAATTTCAGGAAGAAGTGGGAGTCGTTTGGATAAATTAACTATCTATACCAATAAAAAAACATTTACTCATGGAGGTAATGGAGGTAGTTATTTTAATGCTTCAATTCCACCTAGTGGATTTGAAATATTAGGTTTCTACGGCCGTTCAGGATCAAATATTGATAGAATTGGGTTTTATGTGCATACCCTATAA
- a CDS encoding DUF1015 domain-containing protein, whose amino-acid sequence MAKIVPFKAIRPTRDKVSLVASRSYQSYTSFERDSRMDYNPYSFLHIVNPGYKYQKEISGEERYKLVRNRYLEFKEDQIFMQDGSSCYYIYKIVNREQESFCGIIAAASAEDYKNDIIKKHEDTIEYRENTFKEYLKTVGFNAEPVLLTYPDNDVIAQIISKTIETRAEYEFTTTNRDTHYLWKVDNQQSIDKIQEAFSAMKTIYIADGHHRSASSYLLSQDLKESNTTHQGDETYNFFMSYLIPESDLKIYEFNRLIKDLNGLTKEEFLIQLDEWFRIENRGIEFYKPSKPHHFSMYLDGEFYSLYLRKTAYEFTDALEELDAQVLYKTVLKPILNIEDLRNDTRIEYTHGKNDIVFVKSMVDSGEYEVGFGLFPASVEQIKKIADEGLTMPPKSTYIEPKLRSGITIYEF is encoded by the coding sequence ATGGCAAAAATCGTTCCGTTTAAAGCTATTCGGCCAACAAGGGATAAAGTAAGTTTGGTTGCTTCAAGATCCTATCAAAGTTATACTTCTTTTGAGCGAGATTCCCGAATGGACTATAACCCCTACTCTTTTTTACATATCGTAAATCCTGGATATAAATACCAAAAAGAGATTTCGGGAGAAGAACGCTATAAATTAGTCCGAAATCGATATCTCGAGTTTAAAGAAGATCAGATTTTTATGCAAGATGGTAGTTCCTGCTATTACATATACAAGATAGTAAATCGTGAACAAGAATCATTTTGTGGGATTATTGCCGCTGCTAGTGCAGAAGATTATAAAAATGATATCATAAAAAAACACGAAGATACAATCGAGTATCGTGAAAATACTTTTAAAGAATATTTAAAAACAGTTGGGTTTAATGCAGAACCAGTGCTACTTACATACCCGGATAATGATGTAATAGCACAGATTATTTCAAAAACAATAGAAACCCGGGCAGAGTATGAATTTACAACTACAAATCGAGACACTCATTATCTATGGAAAGTAGATAACCAGCAATCTATTGATAAAATACAAGAAGCTTTTTCTGCTATGAAAACCATATATATAGCAGATGGTCATCATCGCTCTGCTTCTTCTTATTTATTATCACAAGATCTAAAAGAAAGCAATACGACACATCAAGGAGATGAGACTTATAACTTTTTTATGAGCTACCTGATTCCCGAATCTGATCTTAAAATTTATGAGTTCAATAGATTGATAAAAGATCTTAATGGGCTGACTAAAGAAGAGTTTTTGATTCAGTTAGATGAGTGGTTTCGTATAGAAAACAGAGGAATCGAATTCTACAAACCTTCTAAACCTCATCATTTCAGCATGTATCTTGACGGGGAATTTTATTCTTTATACCTTAGAAAAACAGCTTACGAGTTCACAGATGCTCTAGAAGAATTAGATGCTCAGGTTTTGTATAAAACAGTATTAAAACCTATTCTAAACATAGAAGATTTACGTAATGACACCCGTATCGAATACACACATGGTAAAAATGATATTGTATTTGTAAAAAGTATGGTGGATAGTGGTGAGTATGAAGTTGGTTTTGGGCTTTTTCCTGCTTCAGTAGAACAGATCAAAAAAATTGCCGACGAAGGTCTTACCATGCCTCCAAAAAGCACATATATAGAACCAAAATTAAGAAGTGGAATCACTATTTATGAGTTTTAA
- a CDS encoding TetR/AcrR family transcriptional regulator codes for MLTKAEQTAEFIIETVAPIFNKNGYAATSLSDITKATGLTKGAIYGNFRNKEELAIAAFKMTEGNMIDRIVDHQSLSKSPIEKLFLVTDFYRNYYNYTQEIGGCPVLNMGVDAKYQVPALFKHVKSAITKIQNNVAKLIEAGKECKEIKEEIDSMLYAKQLYSMITGAIFMTHTMEDNSYLLETMSQIDTMIHKKLKR; via the coding sequence ATGCTTACCAAAGCCGAACAAACAGCAGAATTTATCATCGAGACCGTAGCCCCCATTTTTAACAAAAATGGATATGCCGCTACAAGTTTGAGTGATATCACCAAAGCTACCGGGCTTACCAAAGGTGCCATTTACGGCAATTTCAGAAATAAGGAAGAACTCGCTATTGCAGCTTTTAAGATGACCGAAGGGAATATGATTGACCGAATAGTAGATCATCAATCTTTAAGTAAGTCTCCTATTGAAAAATTATTTTTAGTGACCGATTTTTATAGAAACTATTACAACTATACCCAAGAGATAGGTGGGTGTCCTGTACTCAATATGGGAGTAGATGCAAAATATCAGGTTCCCGCCCTTTTTAAACATGTAAAATCTGCAATTACCAAAATCCAAAATAATGTAGCTAAACTTATTGAAGCCGGAAAAGAGTGCAAAGAAATAAAAGAAGAAATAGATTCAATGTTATACGCAAAACAGCTATATAGCATGATAACCGGTGCCATTTTTATGACCCATACTATGGAAGACAATAGCTATCTATTAGAAACTATGAGTCAGATAGATACTATGATCCATAAAAAACTCAAACGATAA
- a CDS encoding YggS family pyridoxal phosphate-dependent enzyme, translating to MNDIEQNLHEIKTSIPEEVTLVAVSKTKPVSDLMNAYEAGQRIFGENKIQEMTEKWETMPKDISWHMIGHVQTNKVKYMAPFVDLIHAVDSYKLLKEIDKQAKKYNRTINCLLQIKIAEEESKFGLSEQDAITLLNTEEVKNLTNVNIQGLMGMATFTNNEQQIHNEFKKISSFFEELKPKHSQLEVLSIGMSGDYKIAINYGSTMVRIGSSIFGARNYG from the coding sequence ATGAATGATATCGAACAAAACCTTCATGAGATAAAAACATCAATTCCTGAAGAAGTTACTCTGGTAGCAGTATCCAAAACCAAACCTGTTTCTGACCTAATGAATGCGTATGAAGCCGGTCAAAGAATTTTTGGCGAAAATAAGATTCAGGAAATGACCGAAAAGTGGGAAACTATGCCAAAAGATATTAGCTGGCATATGATCGGGCATGTGCAAACCAACAAGGTGAAATACATGGCTCCCTTTGTAGATCTGATTCATGCAGTAGATAGTTACAAATTACTTAAAGAGATTGACAAACAAGCAAAAAAATATAATAGAACTATTAACTGTCTATTGCAAATTAAAATTGCCGAAGAGGAAAGTAAATTTGGTTTATCAGAACAGGATGCTATCACCTTATTAAACACTGAAGAAGTTAAGAATTTGACTAATGTTAATATTCAAGGGCTTATGGGTATGGCTACTTTTACAAATAATGAACAACAAATACATAACGAATTTAAAAAAATATCATCTTTTTTTGAAGAATTAAAACCAAAACATTCACAATTAGAAGTCTTATCGATTGGCATGAGTGGAGATTATAAAATAGCTATTAACTATGGAAGCACTATGGTTAGGATAGGAAGTTCTATCTTTGGAGCTAGAAATTATGGGTGA
- a CDS encoding 3-hydroxybutyryl-CoA dehydrogenase, which translates to MKNIAVIGAGTMGNGIAHTFAQKGFKVQLIDISQQSLDKGLATITKNLDRMIAKEKISEADKEATLANISTYTNIKEGVEYADLVVEAATENVDLKLKIFRELSEACSEDTILASNTSSISITQIAAVTNRPEMVIGMHFMNPVPIMKLVEIIRGYNTSDEVTNTIMEMSKTLGKVPVEVNDYPGFVANRILMPMINESIETLYNGVAGVSEIDTVMKLGMAHPMGPLQLADFIGLDVCLSILNVMYEGFKNPKYAPCPLLVNMVMAGKLGVKSGEGFYDYSENRKAENVSKQFL; encoded by the coding sequence ATGAAAAACATTGCAGTAATTGGTGCAGGAACTATGGGAAATGGTATTGCGCATACTTTTGCCCAAAAAGGTTTTAAAGTTCAGCTAATAGATATTTCTCAACAATCTTTGGATAAAGGTTTGGCTACTATTACAAAGAATTTGGATCGAATGATTGCTAAGGAAAAGATATCTGAAGCCGATAAAGAAGCTACACTTGCCAATATCTCTACCTATACAAATATTAAAGAAGGAGTAGAATATGCAGATCTTGTAGTGGAGGCAGCCACAGAAAATGTAGATCTAAAGTTAAAGATATTCAGAGAACTTAGTGAGGCATGTTCAGAAGACACAATCTTAGCCTCTAACACTTCATCAATATCGATTACACAAATTGCTGCTGTAACCAATCGTCCAGAAATGGTTATTGGTATGCATTTCATGAATCCGGTGCCTATTATGAAATTAGTTGAAATTATTAGAGGATACAATACCTCTGATGAAGTAACTAATACAATCATGGAAATGTCTAAAACATTAGGTAAAGTTCCTGTAGAAGTTAATGATTATCCTGGATTCGTAGCAAATCGTATCCTAATGCCAATGATTAATGAATCAATAGAGACTTTATATAATGGTGTAGCTGGAGTATCAGAAATTGATACTGTTATGAAATTAGGAATGGCACATCCTATGGGACCATTGCAATTGGCAGATTTTATTGGTCTTGATGTATGTCTTTCTATTCTTAATGTAATGTATGAAGGCTTTAAAAATCCAAAATATGCTCCTTGCCCATTATTAGTTAATATGGTTATGGCTGGCAAATTAGGAGTGAAAAGCGGAGAAGGATTCTATGATTATTCTGAAAACAGAAAAGCAGAGAACGTATCCAAGCAGTTCCTATAA
- a CDS encoding histidine phosphatase family protein → MKSILILFAFLSFWPCSSQDNSSQQQSVTTTYFFVRHAEKDLSDPKNRDPKLTTEGKKRAANWAKMLADTPIDMVYTTDYTRTRKTAEPIAKSKNLELTLYNPRDLNNIEFQKKTKGKTVVIVGHSNTTPTFVNTIIGKEKYSSIDEKIYGKLFILKVTGDIITDTVLTIN, encoded by the coding sequence ATGAAATCTATATTAATTTTATTTGCTTTTCTTTCTTTTTGGCCTTGTTCTTCTCAAGACAACTCATCTCAACAACAATCTGTAACTACAACATATTTTTTTGTCAGACATGCCGAAAAAGATCTTAGCGATCCAAAAAATCGAGATCCTAAACTTACTACAGAAGGAAAAAAAAGAGCAGCAAACTGGGCAAAAATGCTTGCTGACACTCCTATAGACATGGTATATACAACAGATTATACCAGAACTAGAAAAACAGCAGAACCAATTGCAAAAAGTAAAAATCTAGAACTCACTTTATATAATCCAAGAGATTTAAATAATATTGAATTTCAGAAAAAAACAAAAGGAAAAACTGTTGTTATTGTTGGCCATAGTAATACAACACCTACTTTTGTCAATACAATTATTGGTAAAGAGAAATATAGTTCTATCGATGAAAAGATCTATGGCAAATTATTTATTCTAAAAGTTACTGGAGATATAATTACCGATACTGTACTTACTATAAACTAA
- a CDS encoding protein-L-isoaspartate(D-aspartate) O-methyltransferase: protein MKDTLRHAGKRKQLVDVLIKKGIKNKAVLSAIAKIPRHLFMDSSFEDHAYQDKAFPIAADQTISQPYTVAFQTELLEIKKGDKVLEIGTGSGYQTAVLCELGVKVYSIERQKELFKKTKLFLSKLGYRPKHLSFGDGYKGLTEHAPYNGIIVTAGAPFVPKPLLGQLQINGRLVIPVGEDIQIMTLFIRKSETEFEKREFGEFRFVPLLEDKN from the coding sequence GTGAAAGATACTCTTAGACATGCCGGAAAAAGAAAACAGTTAGTAGATGTGTTGATTAAGAAAGGAATCAAAAATAAAGCTGTGTTGTCTGCAATTGCAAAAATACCCAGACATTTGTTTATGGATTCTAGTTTTGAAGATCATGCATATCAGGATAAAGCTTTTCCGATTGCAGCAGATCAAACCATTTCCCAACCCTATACTGTAGCTTTTCAAACTGAATTGTTAGAAATAAAAAAAGGGGATAAGGTGTTAGAGATTGGTACCGGGTCTGGATATCAGACAGCGGTTTTATGTGAACTTGGAGTAAAAGTATATAGTATCGAACGCCAAAAAGAACTATTTAAAAAAACAAAATTGTTTTTATCTAAACTTGGATATAGACCAAAACATTTGTCGTTTGGAGATGGGTATAAAGGTCTGACAGAGCATGCACCATACAATGGAATTATAGTAACAGCAGGTGCTCCTTTTGTTCCTAAACCATTATTAGGACAATTACAAATTAATGGTCGTTTGGTAATTCCTGTAGGAGAAGATATCCAAATAATGACACTTTTTATTCGTAAAAGTGAAACAGAATTTGAAAAACGAGAATTTGGAGAGTTTAGATTTGTTCCTTTGTTAGAAGATAAAAATTAA
- a CDS encoding DUF3887 domain-containing protein, whose translation MKYLIVFLICFTTQSVLAQDASTYHSATKVFQENFNAQKIDSIFDMYTSEMQENMTKEGVTRFINGCYEQFGSIKNITFVETAEGVYSYKVEFDKAILAMDLQLSTNGKISTIQFQEL comes from the coding sequence ATGAAATATCTAATCGTATTTTTGATCTGTTTTACAACTCAATCGGTCTTGGCTCAAGATGCAAGCACCTATCATAGTGCAACAAAAGTTTTTCAGGAAAATTTTAATGCGCAGAAAATAGATTCAATTTTTGACATGTATACCTCAGAAATGCAAGAAAACATGACCAAAGAAGGGGTTACTCGTTTTATTAATGGTTGTTACGAACAATTTGGTAGTATAAAAAACATAACTTTTGTTGAAACTGCTGAAGGGGTTTATAGTTATAAAGTAGAATTTGATAAAGCAATTTTAGCTATGGACTTGCAACTTAGTACAAATGGTAAGATTTCAACAATACAATTTCAAGAGTTATAA
- a CDS encoding TlpA disulfide reductase family protein, whose product MNSNIIYIFTIVLSAILLFSCKTEKKDQNPVEVETSSNKYTILGTIKNIPDSTKLDFRVNNIKIDSTIVINEKFEFKGTVDEPTSVYISVANHKEGFFYLWVENQEIKIDAERGDLRNASISGGKTQQESVVTKKRIDSLYQQISEVHKILEAERSTKKERDSLIQQQNNIFEKIKNINLEFIKEHPDSYVSANLLSSYSTSLDKDKIAQLYADFSDRIKTSKNGESIKHYLSLPDRLNIGDKYIDFELPNTKGEMVKLSDIEGKYVLVEFWSSWCGPCRKSNPKLIQNYNIYKEKGLEIIGVSLEQDKKSWLQAIEKDKLPWTNVIESKHFKSDIALIYGVHGVPDNFIIDKNGIIVAKTLRGSQLENKLKELFQ is encoded by the coding sequence ATGAATTCTAACATAATCTACATTTTTACTATTGTATTAAGTGCAATCCTATTGTTCTCATGTAAAACAGAAAAGAAAGATCAAAACCCCGTAGAAGTTGAAACTTCTTCTAATAAATACACTATTCTAGGTACAATAAAAAATATACCTGATAGTACTAAGCTTGATTTTCGTGTAAACAACATAAAAATAGATTCAACAATAGTCATCAATGAAAAATTCGAATTTAAAGGCACTGTAGACGAACCTACTTCGGTATATATTTCTGTAGCTAATCATAAAGAAGGTTTTTTTTATTTATGGGTTGAAAATCAAGAAATCAAAATCGATGCAGAAAGAGGGGATTTAAGAAATGCTAGTATTTCGGGAGGAAAAACACAACAAGAAAGTGTTGTTACAAAAAAAAGAATAGACAGTCTTTATCAACAAATAAGTGAAGTACATAAAATATTAGAAGCTGAAAGAAGCACTAAAAAAGAGCGAGATTCTTTAATCCAACAACAAAACAATATTTTTGAAAAAATCAAAAATATTAATCTAGAATTCATCAAAGAGCATCCAGATTCTTATGTTAGTGCTAATCTATTAAGTTCTTATAGCACTTCATTGGACAAAGATAAGATCGCCCAATTATATGCTGATTTTTCTGATAGAATTAAAACATCAAAAAATGGTGAATCTATAAAACATTATCTTTCTCTTCCTGATCGACTAAACATCGGAGATAAATATATTGACTTCGAGTTACCCAATACAAAAGGTGAAATGGTAAAATTATCTGATATCGAAGGAAAATATGTGTTAGTAGAGTTTTGGTCTTCATGGTGTGGCCCTTGTCGAAAATCAAACCCTAAACTAATCCAAAACTACAATATCTATAAAGAAAAAGGCCTTGAAATCATAGGGGTATCCCTTGAGCAAGATAAAAAATCCTGGTTACAGGCTATAGAAAAAGATAAACTACCCTGGACTAATGTTATAGAGTCCAAACATTTTAAATCAGATATAGCATTAATTTATGGAGTACACGGAGTTCCTGATAATTTTATAATTGATAAGAATGGAATCATCGTTGCAAAGACATTACGTGGGTCACAATTAGAAAACAAGCTCAAAGAATTATTTCAATAA
- the smpB gene encoding SsrA-binding protein SmpB has translation MNPNKINILNRKAKFEYEFLDKYTAGIKLVGTEIKAIREGKASIAESFCEFNNNELFVINMHIEEYSHATYFNHNPKSERKLLLNKKELKKLEKEVKNSGLTIIPTKLFINDRGLAKLNIVLARGKKMYDKRETIKDRDNKRNLDRIKKDFR, from the coding sequence ATGAATCCAAATAAAATCAACATATTAAACCGTAAGGCCAAATTTGAATATGAATTCCTTGACAAATATACTGCAGGAATTAAACTCGTTGGTACAGAAATAAAAGCTATCAGAGAAGGAAAAGCGAGTATTGCAGAGAGTTTTTGCGAGTTCAACAACAATGAGCTATTTGTTATAAATATGCATATTGAAGAGTACTCTCATGCCACTTATTTTAATCACAATCCCAAAAGTGAACGAAAATTATTACTCAATAAAAAAGAGCTAAAAAAGCTTGAAAAAGAAGTAAAAAACTCCGGATTAACCATTATACCAACCAAATTATTCATAAACGATCGTGGATTAGCAAAGCTCAATATTGTTCTTGCTCGTGGTAAAAAGATGTATGATAAACGAGAAACAATTAAAGACAGAGATAATAAAAGAAATCTTGATCGTATTAAAAAAGATTTCAGATAA
- a CDS encoding thioesterase family protein, which yields MTLTKVPESKAKIRFQDCDPFNHLNNAAYINYMINAREDQIDKYYNLDIFKLAKTKGISWVVGTNQIAYLKPALLMENVVIDSQLIRYTENQLHVEIRMWNHDKTELKAVLWSSFVHFNLLQQKRWNHDQQLMELFQNILEPIPTNDFEERISQLKPQKV from the coding sequence ATGACATTAACCAAAGTACCAGAAAGCAAAGCAAAAATAAGGTTTCAGGATTGTGATCCTTTCAACCATCTTAATAACGCTGCATATATTAATTATATGATCAATGCACGTGAAGATCAGATTGACAAATACTATAACCTTGATATTTTTAAACTTGCAAAAACCAAAGGCATAAGTTGGGTCGTAGGCACAAATCAGATTGCTTATTTAAAACCCGCTTTACTCATGGAGAATGTTGTTATTGATTCTCAACTTATACGATATACTGAAAATCAATTACATGTAGAAATCAGAATGTGGAACCATGATAAAACCGAGCTTAAAGCTGTACTATGGAGCTCCTTTGTACATTTTAATTTATTGCAACAAAAACGCTGGAATCACGATCAACAACTCATGGAGCTATTTCAAAATATACTAGAACCTATCCCTACAAATGATTTTGAGGAAAGAATTTCACAATTAAAACCACAAAAAGTGTAA